The Candidatus Methylomirabilota bacterium DNA window AGCGGGAAGAAGGAGGCCAAGTTGAAATTCTTGGTGATCGGGTGTTGCTCATATTGGGTCACCACCGGGAGGAGGTAATCCCCCCCAAAGGCCCGACTCAATCGGTCCACGATCACATTCTGCCCCAAGTGGAGTCCGTATTTCTTCAGGAGATCGGTGAGTCCGGGTTGGGTAAAAGGGTCGACGAGCACGAGAAGCTTTCCTCCCCGCTTGACGTAGGCCTCGAGCGCCTGGAGTTCCGACGGCAAAAGGTCCGTCTGCGGACCGGGGATAATGACCACCGCCGCATCCTTGGGGACTTCCTTCTCCCGAAGGAGCAGGAGAGGCTTGATCTCGTAGTCGAGTTCCGTCAAAGCCTGCTTCACCTGGGAGAGGCCCTCCCGCTCGGTGCTCTCCAGATCCGCCTCTCCGTGGCCAGTGAGGAAATACATGATCCGCCTTTCCTGCCGGAGGAGCTTGACCAGGGCGTTGGTCAGCTTCTCCTCCTCCGCTCCCTGGACCTTTTGTTCTTTTCCGCCACCCTCGAGGACCACGGTCCTGTACGTGGTGATCCCGTAGCGCCGGGCCAAGCCGGGGCGTCGGTCCGGGTCCACGAACTCGTAGCGGAACTTGGCAGAAAAGTGGTCGTACTGGTCCAAGAGGTCCTGGGCGGCTGCCTTGCCCGGTTCGTCGGTCCGGTAGAAGGCGACGGCGTTCACCTCTTCCTTCAACGATTTCAACAGCTTAATGGACTGATCAGATAGGCTGTGCCGCCTCCCTTCTGTCAGATCAACCCGGATGTTATGTCGGATGGCGAGTGCCTCCACCACCACGACAATGGCGAGGAACAGGAACAACGCCATGACAGTGTTCAGCCCGTACCTGGTTCGCCGGTGACTGAGGCGTTCACGCAACGAGCGAAAAAATCCGCCCATGTGTTATCCCTTCCAGCGTCGAACCTCAAGAGATTTGAGGGTCGCGAAGAGGAAAAAGCCGGTCAGACCCAAGTAGTAGAGCATATCCTTGGTCTCGAGGACCCCTCGGGTGAAGCTTGAAAGGTGCTCCGGGAGAGAGAGGTGTCTGAACAAGAGAGCCCAGTCCCCTTCTGCCAGGGTAGCAGCCCAACCGATGATCCAGAAGAGAAGGAGCGCGCCAAAAGCCAGCGCCGCCGCCACGATCTGGTTCTCGGTCAGGGAGGAGAAGAGAAGCCCGAGCGAGATAAAGGTCATGCCCAACAAGAGCAGTCCGAGGTATCCGGTGAGGATGGGATACACCTCGGGCTCGCTCCAGAGAGCCAAAAGCAACGGATAGATGCCCGTCGCGAAGAGGAGGAGCGCGACGAGAGCCGTGGCAGCCAGAAACTTTCCCAGGAGGACCTCCCCGTCCCGCAGGGGATAGGTGAGCAGGAGTTCTAACGTTCCCTGCTTCCGCTCCTCGGCGAACAGACGCATGGTCAGCAGGGGCATCATGAAGAGGAGAATCACGCTCATGTTGGCGAAGAGCGGCCGCAGGATTCCGTCGGTGACGTTGAGACCAGTGGCGAATGCCGGATTCATCGAGGCTTGCATGCTGATCAGACTGAAATAGAGCAAAAGGGAATAGAAGAAATACCCTGAGATGATGAGAAAGATGATAAAGACGACGAACGCCACAGGGGAGGCGAAGTACAAGCGCATCTCCTTCTTGAAGACGGCCAGGGTTCCCATTACGTCCTCCGAAAACCGACAGCCGATGACCGACAACAGACGACCGAATTAATACAGTTATCCATCAAGAGTCACCGGTGATCGGTCAACGGTCATCGAATCTTGCTCTTCGGTCACCAGGCGAATGAAGACATCTTCGAGACTCATGTCAACCGGTCGAAGCTCTAGCAGTCCCCAGCCGCTGCTACAGACTACGTGGGCCAGTTCCCGTCGGAGGTCGCAGTCCTTCTCCGTTTCGACCATGTACCGGCCAAGGACACCACCCCCATCCTTCATCTCGACCCGGAGGATCCCTGCCATTTCCCGCAGCCTACCGGTGACCTGATCCGGGGGTCCCTCGACCTGCAAGAGGACCTGGGTAGATCGCTGGAGGCGGCGGGTCAGGTTCTCGGGGGTGTCCACCGCCACGATCCGGCCCTCGTTGATGATGATCACCCGCTGGCAGACGACGCTGACCTCGGGCAAAATGTGTGTTGACAGAAGGACGGTCCGCTCCCCTTGCATCTGACGGATGAGATTCCGGATTTCAATAATCTGCTTGGGGTCGAGACCTATCGTCGGTTCGTCCAGAATGAGGACGGGCGGATCGCCGAGGAGGGCCTGGGCGAGCCCCACCCGTTGCCGATACCCTTTGGACAGGGTGTTGATAATTCGTCCTTGGACTTTGTGAAGCAGGCAGCGCTCGATCACCTCCCCCACCTTCTGTCGTCGCTGCATACGGGGAACTGCTTTGGCCTCGGCGACAAAGTTTAGATACTGGGTGACGGTGAGGTCGGTGTAAAGGGGGACGTGCTCGGGAAGATAGCCGATCCGCCGACGGACCTCAACAGAGTCCGCGTGGATATCGTATCCGGCCACCTTCGCACTCCCCGACGTGGGCGGCATGAAGCAGGAGAGAACGCGCATGGTGGTGGTCTTCCCGGCACCGTTGGGGCCGAGAAAGCCCACGACCTCCCCCTGCTCCACGCTAAAGGTGAGGTTATCGACGGCGGCCTTATTCCCGTAAACTTTAGTGAGCCCCTGGACCTCTATCATAACTATTCAGGATATTTAGTATACCCCTGTCCTAGCAGAGGTCAACCCCTCGGATAAAAAAGGTGTGATGGCCAGAAACGAGGGGGCGAGGCACGGACCTGGGCAGCTCGGGGAAGCGGCCTTCGTCAGCGGAAAATTCCACGAGTAAGTTCTAGGAAAGTTGGCATTACGCGCGGGAATTTGTGGTGACGCAACAGGACGGCCACCCCCGCCTGCGCTTCGCTCCGGCGGCGGGGCCCGGCCGGACGCAAGACAGTTTCCGCTTTCCTCAGGCCTTGCTCCCCTCGCCGCCAGCCCGCGGCTCGATGACCGATCACCGACGACCGACCACCGAAAAGAATCCTGTTCCCGTACGGTCATCGGATAACGGTCATTCGGAAGACGGTTACGGAGTGCCGTTAGCCCCTGAGCGAAATTGCCGGGAGCAACGGGGTCCCCACCGCGAGACCGCGGGGGAGGGAAGCTGAAACTGACCGGAGGGAATTTCGGAGGGCTCCCGACCCGCGGGCCGCGGAAGGGTCGCTGGGGAAGGCCTGAAGCGAAGGGGCGAGGCACACAGCTGGGCAGCTCGGGGAAGCGGCCGCCCACGCTTCGATGACCGACTACCGTTAACCGATGACCGTCTTTGTCGGGCCGCATGTCGTCGCTTACCGGTTTTGCGGTCATCGGTCATCGGTCATCGGTGATCGAGTTATTCGGATTGGAGCTCGAGACCCACGAGCAGAGCCTGGACATTGGCGAGGGTGTCAAGGGTGAGGCACCGTTCAATCAGCAGATGTCGAAACGTCTCGGGGATGATGCGGCTGGTGAGGGTGTGGAACTTTTCGATGAGCTCATCCCGGCTCATGGGGTTGTTGGGGTCTCCTTTGGGGTAGTCGACTCTGGTCTCGTGTCGCTTTCCGGAAACCGTCTCGACGGTCACAATCGCCGGCCACCTGTCGGGATAGGCCTTGTCGAGTTCCGCATCTCGTTCGAGGTCCACGGCAGACATGAGCTGCCGAACGCTCCGATTCCGGATCCCCTCCTCGTGAAAGTCGTCCAGCCCGACGCGGCCCTGCAGCAAAGCGGTGGCGATGCAATAAGGAATACTGAACTTCGCCGCATAAGGACTGGTCGGTTCCACCTTTTCTAAAAGATCGAGGGCAGCGGAATAAAGGCGGACGTGGATCTTTTTGATCTCGGCCGGATTGAGGTGGTGCGCTGACTTCAGAGCCAGGACGGCGTCGATGGTCGAATGAATGTGATAGCAGGCGGAGTGGGTTTTGAAGGAGTTCTCGAGGATCCGGAGCGGATGATCTGAAAGCCCGTCGGTCAGCCGGTCAAGATTCGGGGCGGCGGAAGTGGCCCGGGCCAGTCCTTTCTCTCCCTCGAAAATCCTCGTCGCCCCGGTGAATCCCTGTTGGGCGAGGAGGGCGGCGAGGAGGCCGTCGGCCGCGGCCATGGCAGGGTGGAGTTGTTTGGACATTGCCCCCTCAACCAAAAATTCCCAGAGCCCGGCGGACTGAGTCCCAGCGGTCCCCAAGGCCGACACCATCTGCTCTGGCGTCAAACGAAGGAGCTTGCCTACGGCGGTCGCGGCCCCGAAAACCCCGCAGGTTGCGGTGGTGTGCCAGAACTCGTAATGGCTCGGCCCTAGCGCTTCACCGGCCCGGATGGCGACCTCATATCCGACCACGATCGCCGTCAAAAGATCCGCGCCCGACCTCCCATCGCGTTCGGCCACGGCAAGCCCCGCGGGGATGACGGCCGCAGCCGGATGGAGCACCGAGGGTTTGTGAAGGTCGTCCATCTCCATCACGTGTGAGGAGGCAGCATTGACCAGTGCGGCAAGGTGGCATGAGGTCTTTGATGCATTTGGAATCATTGTGGCCTGAGATTTTCCCCCGAGCTCTGAGGCTACCTGGACAAAAATTCGGATGGGTCGGGTGGTCGATCCCGCGATGGCAGATCCCAGCCAATCGAGGACGCACAGCTTGGCCATCTCAATGACGTCCCGTCGCAGCTTATCGATGGAGATTTCGTCAATAAAGCGAGCCAGTCGTTCGGAAATCGTCAATGCCTTGGTCTCCTCACTCATCGATGACCGCGGCCCGACGACCGATGACAGACGACCGAAAAAGCCTGTTGGTCCCATACGGTCATCGGTCGTCGGTCATCGGATTACGGATCAGAGCAGTCTCGCGTATAACCACACCGGGGGCAGATGAGCTTGCAGTGGATGTCCTGCATCGCGGCCCCGCAGATGTCACAGTCGTACACTTCGGATTGGACCGGCATTTCAATACGCCCCCGACTTTGTTGGTAGTTGCAAACCACATTAACCCATAATTGCTGAGAACCGCAAGCTTTCTCCTGGACCGACTACCGATGACCGACGACCTGGACATTTCCAATTTCGAAATTCGAATTTCGAATTTGTCTTACGTGTAAACTGTAAACCGTGAACCATGTACCACGAACCCTGAACTCTGAACCGGCCGGCCTTCGCCTGGCCGATCGCGTGTGTTATGATCGCGCGACAGGGAGGTTTCAGTGGCAAAGAATACGAGGAGGCCCTGCATCGGCATCACCATGGGCGATCCGGCGGGGATCGGGCCCGAGATTATTCTGAAAACCCTCTCCCGTGAGGTGATCTATCGGCAGGCCATCCCGGTCGTCCTTGGCGATGGTGCCATTCTGGGTCGAGCCAAAGGGTATGTGGGCGCCGCGGTGCGCATCCGGCGAATCGAGTCGCCGGTGAAGGCAACTGGGCGCTTCGGAGAGGTGGAGGTCCTGGATCTTAGGAACGTTGACCCCGAAATGTGCATCCCGGGCATCCTCTCCGCCGAAGCCGGACGTGCGGCGGTGGAGTATGTCTGGAGGGCCATCGATCTCGCACAGGCCGGTGAACTGGATGCGGTGGTGACAGCGCCCCTCAACAAGGAGGCGATGCACCTCGCCGGGTTCCCATTTGCCGGTCATACCGAGATCCTTGCCAAGCGGACGGAAACCCGGAATTATGCCCTGATGCTGGTCGCGGGGAGATTTCGCGTTCTTCATGTCTCTACCCATGTTCCCCTCCGCGACGCGTGTGATCGGGTCGAGAAAGAGCGTGTGCTGCAAGTCATCCGCCTGGCGCATGGAATAGGAGGCGTGTGGCGTCTTGAGAAGCCACGGATCGCGGTGGCCGGTCTCAACCCCCATGCAGGGGAGCAAGGACTCTTTGGCCGGGAAGAGCAGGAAGAGATCGCTCCGGCGGTGGCAGCGGCCCGAGCCGAGGGGATCGATGCCTTAGGCCCCATCCCTCCCGATACCCTCTTTTACCGGGCGTCCCGAGGCGAGT harbors:
- a CDS encoding MmgE/PrpD family protein, translating into MSEETKALTISERLARFIDEISIDKLRRDVIEMAKLCVLDWLGSAIAGSTTRPIRIFVQVASELGGKSQATMIPNASKTSCHLAALVNAASSHVMEMDDLHKPSVLHPAAAVIPAGLAVAERDGRSGADLLTAIVVGYEVAIRAGEALGPSHYEFWHTTATCGVFGAATAVGKLLRLTPEQMVSALGTAGTQSAGLWEFLVEGAMSKQLHPAMAAADGLLAALLAQQGFTGATRIFEGEKGLARATSAAPNLDRLTDGLSDHPLRILENSFKTHSACYHIHSTIDAVLALKSAHHLNPAEIKKIHVRLYSAALDLLEKVEPTSPYAAKFSIPYCIATALLQGRVGLDDFHEEGIRNRSVRQLMSAVDLERDAELDKAYPDRWPAIVTVETVSGKRHETRVDYPKGDPNNPMSRDELIEKFHTLTSRIIPETFRHLLIERCLTLDTLANVQALLVGLELQSE
- the pdxA gene encoding 4-hydroxythreonine-4-phosphate dehydrogenase PdxA gives rise to the protein MGDPAGIGPEIILKTLSREVIYRQAIPVVLGDGAILGRAKGYVGAAVRIRRIESPVKATGRFGEVEVLDLRNVDPEMCIPGILSAEAGRAAVEYVWRAIDLAQAGELDAVVTAPLNKEAMHLAGFPFAGHTEILAKRTETRNYALMLVAGRFRVLHVSTHVPLRDACDRVEKERVLQVIRLAHGIGGVWRLEKPRIAVAGLNPHAGEQGLFGREEQEEIAPAVAAARAEGIDALGPIPPDTLFYRASRGEFDFVVAMYHDQGHIPVKLSGFDRGVNVTVGLPIIRTSVDHGTAFDIAGKGTASPRSLLEALRLAIRMSKHRGSRR
- a CDS encoding ABC transporter permease subunit, whose translation is MGTLAVFKKEMRLYFASPVAFVVFIIFLIISGYFFYSLLLYFSLISMQASMNPAFATGLNVTDGILRPLFANMSVILLFMMPLLTMRLFAEERKQGTLELLLTYPLRDGEVLLGKFLAATALVALLLFATGIYPLLLALWSEPEVYPILTGYLGLLLLGMTFISLGLLFSSLTENQIVAAALAFGALLLFWIIGWAATLAEGDWALLFRHLSLPEHLSSFTRGVLETKDMLYYLGLTGFFLFATLKSLEVRRWKG
- a CDS encoding ATP-binding cassette domain-containing protein, producing MIEVQGLTKVYGNKAAVDNLTFSVEQGEVVGFLGPNGAGKTTTMRVLSCFMPPTSGSAKVAGYDIHADSVEVRRRIGYLPEHVPLYTDLTVTQYLNFVAEAKAVPRMQRRQKVGEVIERCLLHKVQGRIINTLSKGYRQRVGLAQALLGDPPVLILDEPTIGLDPKQIIEIRNLIRQMQGERTVLLSTHILPEVSVVCQRVIIINEGRIVAVDTPENLTRRLQRSTQVLLQVEGPPDQVTGRLREMAGILRVEMKDGGGVLGRYMVETEKDCDLRRELAHVVCSSGWGLLELRPVDMSLEDVFIRLVTEEQDSMTVDRSPVTLDG
- a CDS encoding Gldg family protein, with the translated sequence MGGFFRSLRERLSHRRTRYGLNTVMALFLFLAIVVVVEALAIRHNIRVDLTEGRRHSLSDQSIKLLKSLKEEVNAVAFYRTDEPGKAAAQDLLDQYDHFSAKFRYEFVDPDRRPGLARRYGITTYRTVVLEGGGKEQKVQGAEEEKLTNALVKLLRQERRIMYFLTGHGEADLESTEREGLSQVKQALTELDYEIKPLLLLREKEVPKDAAVVIIPGPQTDLLPSELQALEAYVKRGGKLLVLVDPFTQPGLTDLLKKYGLHLGQNVIVDRLSRAFGGDYLLPVVTQYEQHPITKNFNLASFFPLAQTVDAVETPGASVQVLGQTSSDSWAETDKAAFDRGEVSFDQEKDRKGPVPVGAVATIEVTSNVQGPTSKVPTEEKAVNGEPSTVNAKKGGIVAYGTSAFIKNTYLNLSGNRDLFLNSLSWLAEEEELIAIRPRQAKFTPLVLTASQARLALWGTVFFPPLAIIGIGVAVAVRRRRSS